A single Defluviitalea saccharophila DNA region contains:
- the gatA gene encoding Asp-tRNA(Asn)/Glu-tRNA(Gln) amidotransferase subunit GatA, whose amino-acid sequence MRAGITELATRLRNREISAVELTKAYIDAIEKLNPTLNAYVHLTFDTAMKAARQADQMLKEGDAPLLCGIPMALKDNICTDGLTTTCCSKILQDFKPYYDATVWEKLKSQGAVLLGKTNMDEFAMGSTSETSCYGAPLNPRNTNYVTGGSSGGSAAVVGANLAAYSLGSDTGGSIRQPASFCGVVGLKPTYGAVSRYGLIAYGSSLDQIGPMTNSVKDAAIVFDAIKGGDKRDQTSVEYEYGSSLAECMDRDIKGMRIGVAEEFFSGINPEIKSKIEEAIKLFERNGAVIENISLPALKLALPVYYIIACAEASSNLGRYDGIRYGYRTSSYTSIEDMIVKTRSEGFGDEVKRRIMLGTYVLSSGYYDAYYKKACLIREEINREFYTVFEKCDVLIAPTAPNTAFPLNCKGASPVEMYLSDICTVPVNIAGVPAISVPCGEDAKGLPVGMQIIGRRFGEATILQAAHFYEQSAGKVIGTYEGGVGI is encoded by the coding sequence ATGAGAGCAGGAATAACTGAACTGGCCACAAGGCTTCGTAACCGCGAAATTTCCGCGGTAGAGCTAACAAAAGCATATATCGATGCCATTGAAAAACTGAATCCAACCCTGAATGCCTATGTGCATTTGACCTTTGATACCGCCATGAAAGCTGCCCGGCAGGCTGACCAAATGCTGAAAGAGGGCGATGCACCGCTGCTCTGCGGCATCCCCATGGCCCTGAAGGACAATATTTGTACTGACGGACTTACTACCACATGCTGTTCCAAAATCCTGCAAGACTTTAAGCCTTATTATGATGCTACCGTCTGGGAGAAGCTGAAATCCCAAGGTGCAGTGCTTCTGGGCAAGACTAACATGGATGAGTTTGCCATGGGAAGCACCTCAGAAACCAGCTGCTACGGGGCGCCATTAAATCCCAGAAATACGAATTATGTTACTGGCGGTTCTTCGGGGGGATCGGCTGCAGTCGTTGGTGCCAATCTTGCGGCATACAGCCTGGGCTCGGATACGGGCGGTTCCATCCGTCAGCCGGCCTCTTTCTGCGGTGTTGTAGGACTTAAACCTACCTATGGTGCAGTATCCCGCTATGGGCTCATCGCTTACGGCAGTTCTCTGGACCAGATCGGACCCATGACCAATAGTGTGAAGGACGCTGCAATCGTTTTCGACGCAATTAAAGGCGGCGATAAACGGGATCAGACCAGTGTGGAGTATGAATATGGTTCTTCTCTGGCCGAATGTATGGATCGGGATATCAAGGGCATGCGCATCGGTGTTGCGGAAGAGTTCTTTAGCGGAATCAATCCTGAGATCAAATCAAAGATTGAGGAAGCCATAAAGTTGTTTGAAAGAAACGGAGCTGTGATAGAAAATATCAGTCTTCCGGCTTTGAAACTTGCGCTTCCGGTATATTACATTATCGCCTGTGCTGAAGCCTCCTCCAACCTCGGACGATATGACGGCATCCGTTATGGCTATCGAACATCCTCTTATACCAGCATTGAAGACATGATTGTCAAAACCAGAAGCGAAGGGTTCGGCGATGAAGTTAAACGCCGCATTATGCTGGGAACCTATGTGTTGTCTAGCGGTTATTATGATGCTTACTATAAGAAAGCTTGCCTGATTCGTGAAGAGATTAATCGGGAATTTTATACCGTCTTTGAAAAATGTGACGTGCTTATTGCTCCTACGGCGCCTAATACAGCATTCCCTCTAAACTGCAAAGGGGCAAGCCCGGTTGAGATGTATTTGTCGGATATCTGTACTGTGCCCGTTAATATTGCAGGGGTTCCGGCCATTTCAGTTCCTTGTGGGGAGGATGCTAAAGGGCTTCCTGTCGGCATGCAGATCATCGGCAGAAGGTTTGGCGAGGCAACGATTCTTCAAGCGGCTCATTTTTATGAACAAAGCGCCGGAAAAGTGATTGGCACTTACGAAGGAGGTGTCGGGATATGA
- the gatB gene encoding Asp-tRNA(Asn)/Glu-tRNA(Gln) amidotransferase subunit GatB, translating to MNYEIVCGIETHIELATKTKIFCGCTTEFGGEPNTHCCPVCTGQPGALPILNQKVVEYAIKAGLALNCKINTKSHMDRKNYVYPDLPKAYQISQYDEPLCEKGYIELDSGKRIGITRIHIEEDAGKLIHENGETYIDYNRGGVPLIEIVSEPDISSDEEAREYAEKLQLIMRYIGISDCKMQEGSMRCDVNLSLRKPGDSRFGVRTEIKNINSLSFIQKAIIAEVERQTDILDGGGTIVQQTMRYDEGTNSVSPMRDKENSDDYRYFPDPDILRFSIDDEKVEEIRSSLPELPFDKLKRYVNVLGLPEATAKQIFRYRKVAEFFEGALAEGASVKNTANLIVGTIFSTMETEEEKELFAIRISAAQFAVLVKLADEKKINIGVAQSTLQKMLESGKSVEEFIKPEDLVGISDEVLESLCKEAIDANPKALADVRSGKDKAINTMFGYIMKKTGGKADIRKAEDLLRKLIGQ from the coding sequence ATGAATTATGAAATAGTCTGCGGCATAGAAACCCATATTGAACTGGCAACCAAAACCAAGATTTTCTGCGGTTGCACCACCGAATTTGGAGGAGAGCCCAACACCCATTGCTGTCCTGTTTGCACCGGCCAGCCTGGGGCCCTTCCAATTCTCAACCAGAAAGTAGTGGAATATGCCATTAAAGCCGGTTTGGCGCTGAACTGCAAAATCAATACCAAATCCCATATGGACCGAAAAAATTATGTATATCCCGATTTGCCCAAAGCCTATCAGATTTCGCAATATGATGAGCCCCTCTGTGAAAAGGGTTATATCGAGCTGGACAGCGGCAAACGTATCGGCATTACCCGCATTCATATCGAGGAGGATGCCGGAAAACTCATCCATGAGAACGGAGAAACCTATATTGATTATAACCGTGGCGGTGTTCCACTGATTGAGATCGTTTCTGAGCCCGACATTTCTTCTGACGAAGAGGCAAGAGAGTATGCCGAAAAGCTGCAGCTGATTATGCGCTATATCGGAATATCTGACTGTAAGATGCAGGAAGGCTCCATGCGCTGCGATGTCAATCTTTCGCTGCGAAAGCCAGGGGATTCTCGTTTCGGCGTGAGAACCGAAATCAAGAATATCAACTCCCTAAGTTTCATTCAAAAGGCCATCATAGCCGAGGTAGAAAGGCAGACTGATATTCTGGATGGGGGAGGAACCATTGTTCAGCAGACCATGCGTTACGATGAAGGAACCAATAGCGTCAGCCCTATGCGTGATAAGGAAAACTCCGATGATTACCGCTATTTCCCTGATCCCGATATTCTGAGATTCAGTATCGATGATGAGAAGGTAGAAGAAATTCGCTCATCTTTGCCCGAGCTTCCCTTTGACAAGCTCAAACGATACGTAAATGTTCTTGGGCTTCCTGAAGCCACAGCCAAACAGATCTTTAGGTACAGAAAGGTAGCTGAATTTTTCGAAGGCGCGCTGGCTGAGGGCGCAAGCGTTAAGAATACGGCGAACTTGATTGTAGGCACCATTTTTTCCACTATGGAAACCGAGGAGGAAAAGGAATTATTCGCCATCAGGATTTCCGCTGCGCAGTTTGCCGTGCTTGTAAAGCTCGCTGATGAGAAAAAAATCAACATTGGAGTTGCCCAGAGTACCTTGCAAAAGATGCTGGAAAGCGGCAAATCGGTAGAGGAATTTATTAAGCCGGAGGATCTTGTGGGTATCTCCGATGAGGTGCTTGAAAGCTTATGCAAGGAAGCTATCGATGCCAATCCCAAGGCGCTAGCCGATGTCAGAAGCGGTAAGGACAAAGCCATCAATACGATGTTTGGCTATATTATGAAGAAAACCGGTGGGAAGGCAGATATTCGTAAGGCTGAAGACTTGTTGCGAAAATTGATCGGACAATAA